From Aurantimicrobium sp. INA4, one genomic window encodes:
- a CDS encoding ATP-dependent Clp protease proteolytic subunit — protein MADLVMPNNVFERLLKDRIIWLGSDVRDDNANEICAKMLLLAAEDAEKDIYLYINSPGGSITAGMAIYDTMQFVPNDIVTVGIGMAASMGQLLLTSGTKGKRYITPNARVLLHQPHGGFGGTASDIQTQAQLINSMKQSLAEITAAQTGKTVEQINADGDRDRWFTAQEALEYGFVDHVRASASDVTGGGGTKTA, from the coding sequence ATGGCCGACTTGGTAATGCCGAACAACGTCTTTGAGCGTCTGTTAAAGGACCGCATCATTTGGTTGGGTTCGGATGTGCGTGACGATAACGCGAATGAGATTTGCGCCAAGATGCTTCTGCTGGCCGCTGAGGATGCAGAGAAAGACATCTACCTTTACATCAACTCTCCCGGTGGTTCGATCACTGCAGGTATGGCAATCTACGACACCATGCAGTTTGTTCCCAATGACATCGTGACCGTGGGTATTGGTATGGCTGCCTCGATGGGACAGCTGCTACTGACCTCGGGCACCAAGGGCAAGCGTTACATCACTCCTAACGCTCGTGTTCTACTGCACCAGCCACACGGTGGCTTCGGTGGTACTGCTTCTGACATCCAGACCCAAGCACAGCTGATCAACTCCATGAAGCAGAGCTTGGCCGAGATCACCGCAGCTCAGACGGGTAAGACTGTTGAGCAGATCAACGCAGATGGTGACCGTGACCGTTGGTTCACCGCTCAGGAAGCTCTCGAGTATGGCTTTGTTGACCATGTTCGTGCCTCAGCAAGCGATGTCACCGGTGGTGGCGGAACCAAGACTGCGTAA
- a CDS encoding ATP-dependent Clp protease proteolytic subunit, with protein sequence MTIPNFGGTAFNGKEAPSSRYVLPTFEERTAYGYKRQDPYAKLFEDRIIFLGVQVDDASADDVMAQLLVLESQDPDRDIVMYINSPGGSFTAMTAIYDTMQYIRPQVQTVCLGQAASAAAVLLAAGAPGKRLALPNARVLIHQPATGDAGRGQASDIEIQAKEIMRMREWLEETLSKHSNRSVEQVNKDIDRDKILSAAEALEYGLIDQVLTSRKNAAIGA encoded by the coding sequence ATGACTATCCCAAACTTTGGCGGAACCGCATTCAATGGAAAGGAAGCTCCTTCCAGCCGCTATGTTCTTCCTACCTTTGAAGAGCGCACCGCATACGGCTACAAGCGTCAAGACCCCTACGCGAAACTTTTTGAAGACCGCATTATCTTCCTGGGTGTCCAGGTTGACGATGCTTCGGCAGATGACGTGATGGCTCAACTTCTGGTACTTGAAAGTCAGGACCCAGACCGTGACATCGTGATGTACATCAACTCTCCCGGTGGATCTTTCACCGCGATGACGGCAATCTACGACACCATGCAGTACATCCGCCCCCAGGTCCAGACAGTGTGCCTCGGCCAAGCAGCATCAGCTGCGGCTGTGCTGTTGGCAGCAGGTGCTCCCGGTAAGCGTCTTGCTCTGCCTAACGCACGTGTTCTCATTCACCAGCCTGCAACCGGTGATGCAGGTCGTGGTCAGGCATCAGATATCGAAATCCAGGCCAAGGAAATCATGCGTATGCGTGAATGGCTGGAAGAGACTCTGTCCAAGCACTCGAACCGTTCTGTTGAACAAGTCAACAAGGACATCGACCGCGACAAGATCCTCTCGGCTGCAGAAGCACTCGAGTATGGACTGATTGACCAGGTTCTTACCTCGCGTAAGAACGCTGCTATCGGCGCCTAA
- the tig gene encoding trigger factor → MKTTVEKVSNTRAKLTITVTPEELKPAIKHAYEHISESLNVPGFRKGKAPAALIDQRVGRMAVLEHAVNEGLEGYYRKAVVDEKVRPMGRPEADIVTWPAEKDFSGDLVVTIEVDVRPEIKLPKLDGLSVEVEAAAVSKEDVQKELDDLRSRFGTLVTVDRPAKKGDFAQLDLVATIGGQEVDTAQSISYEVGSGELIEGIDEAIESLTAGESTTFESKLLGGDHEGEKAQIAVTVTAVKERELPKADDDFAQIASEFDTIAELTESLKAQAEQRKVAVQAREAREKLVDKLVSEAKIEVPQALIDDEVHRHLEGEGRLEDDKHRAEVIEETQKLFATQILLDTIAEAEDVQVSQDELTQYIIQGAMQYQMDPSEFAKILTDNNQIPSMVAEVARNKAVSIILGKAKVVDTKGKAVDMSAFALVEDKKADKPAKTEKTDAAEKPAKKPAAKKPAAKKD, encoded by the coding sequence GTGAAGACTACGGTCGAAAAAGTAAGCAACACCCGTGCCAAGCTCACCATCACGGTGACCCCAGAAGAGCTCAAGCCAGCTATCAAGCACGCGTATGAGCACATCTCTGAGTCGCTCAACGTTCCTGGTTTCCGCAAGGGCAAGGCACCGGCAGCTTTGATCGACCAGCGCGTAGGTCGTATGGCTGTGCTCGAGCACGCCGTCAATGAAGGCCTCGAAGGCTACTACCGCAAGGCCGTCGTTGACGAGAAGGTGCGCCCCATGGGGCGCCCCGAAGCAGACATTGTTACCTGGCCAGCTGAGAAGGACTTCTCTGGCGACCTGGTTGTCACCATTGAGGTTGACGTTCGTCCCGAGATCAAGCTTCCTAAGCTTGACGGTCTCTCCGTAGAGGTTGAGGCAGCAGCAGTATCCAAGGAAGACGTTCAGAAGGAACTTGACGACCTGCGTAGCCGTTTCGGCACCCTCGTCACCGTTGACCGTCCAGCTAAGAAGGGTGACTTCGCTCAGCTCGACCTGGTTGCCACCATTGGTGGTCAGGAAGTAGACACCGCACAGTCCATCTCCTACGAGGTTGGTTCTGGCGAGCTCATCGAAGGTATCGACGAGGCTATTGAATCTCTCACCGCTGGTGAGTCCACCACCTTCGAATCCAAACTGCTCGGCGGGGACCACGAGGGTGAGAAGGCACAGATTGCTGTGACTGTTACCGCTGTTAAGGAGCGCGAGCTTCCTAAGGCAGATGACGACTTTGCTCAGATTGCGTCTGAATTCGACACCATTGCTGAACTGACCGAGAGCCTCAAGGCTCAGGCAGAGCAGCGCAAGGTTGCCGTTCAGGCTCGCGAAGCTCGCGAGAAGCTTGTTGACAAGCTCGTCTCCGAAGCGAAGATTGAAGTTCCTCAGGCACTGATTGATGACGAAGTACACCGTCACCTCGAGGGTGAGGGTCGTCTTGAAGATGACAAGCACCGTGCTGAAGTTATCGAAGAGACTCAGAAGCTTTTCGCAACCCAGATTCTTCTGGACACCATTGCCGAAGCTGAAGATGTTCAGGTGAGCCAGGATGAGCTCACGCAGTACATCATTCAGGGTGCCATGCAGTACCAGATGGATCCTTCAGAGTTTGCCAAGATCCTCACCGACAACAACCAGATTCCTTCCATGGTTGCTGAGGTTGCCCGTAATAAGGCAGTCAGCATTATCTTGGGCAAGGCCAAGGTTGTTGACACCAAGGGTAAAGCCGTCGATATGAGTGCATTTGCTCTCGTTGAAGACAAGAAGGCTGACAAGCCCGCAAAGACAGAGAAGACTGACGCAGCTGAGAAGCCTGCGAAGAAGCCTGCTGCGAAGAAGCCCGCAGCGAAGAAGGACTAG
- a CDS encoding LysE/ArgO family amino acid transporter produces the protein MTPTLAAALAGLGFGLSLIVAIGAQNAYVLRQGLRKEHVFAIVAICALSDALLIAVGVAGLGAIIQQLEWLLLLIELVGGVFLCTYGVMAAKRAWKPEVLNTDTGGKRVSLKVAVGTALALTYLNPHVYLDTVLLIGSVAGTYEENRWWFATGAMLGSIIWFSTLGFGARVLDPVFKKPTSWRVLDAIIALVMFALGTSLLVSFVQHLMASFGA, from the coding sequence ATGACTCCCACTCTTGCTGCCGCATTAGCCGGCCTCGGGTTTGGACTCTCCCTCATCGTGGCTATTGGTGCACAAAACGCGTATGTTCTGCGTCAGGGTTTACGCAAAGAACACGTTTTTGCCATTGTCGCCATATGCGCACTCTCAGACGCACTCCTCATCGCCGTAGGTGTTGCCGGGCTGGGCGCCATTATTCAACAGCTGGAATGGCTGCTCCTACTCATTGAGCTTGTCGGTGGTGTTTTCTTGTGTACTTATGGCGTGATGGCGGCCAAGCGCGCCTGGAAGCCCGAAGTTCTCAACACAGACACCGGTGGAAAAAGAGTCAGCCTCAAAGTTGCTGTGGGAACAGCACTCGCACTGACCTACCTGAACCCCCACGTGTATCTCGACACAGTTCTTCTCATAGGCTCTGTTGCCGGCACCTACGAAGAAAACCGGTGGTGGTTTGCCACAGGAGCAATGCTTGGCAGCATTATCTGGTTTAGCACTCTGGGCTTTGGCGCACGCGTGCTTGATCCGGTATTCAAGAAGCCCACCTCATGGCGCGTACTCGATGCCATTATTGCTCTTGTGATGTTCGCCTTGGGAACGAGCCTGTTAGTGAGCTTTGTTCAGCACCTCATGGCGAGCTTCGGCGCTTAG
- a CDS encoding zf-TFIIB domain-containing protein has translation MTNPTELLECAMKCPTDGATLVMSDRSGVEIDYCPECRGVWLDRGELDKILERSVSAPAPAAAAAPPQYNAPPQYNSYPQNGYKKKPHNWLTEIFD, from the coding sequence ATGACCAATCCCACCGAACTCTTGGAGTGTGCAATGAAGTGTCCAACTGACGGAGCAACACTGGTTATGTCCGATCGCTCAGGAGTTGAGATCGACTACTGCCCTGAATGCAGAGGTGTTTGGCTCGACCGTGGTGAGCTAGACAAGATTCTTGAACGCTCAGTTTCGGCTCCTGCCCCCGCTGCAGCTGCTGCACCACCTCAATACAACGCTCCACCTCAGTACAATTCGTATCCGCAAAATGGCTACAAGAAAAAGCCGCACAACTGGCTGACAGAAATTTTTGATTAG